Proteins encoded in a region of the Oryctolagus cuniculus chromosome 10, mOryCun1.1, whole genome shotgun sequence genome:
- the MPPE1 gene encoding metallophosphoesterase 1 isoform X3: MGTWKTDFSSLKEEKLIAFETHSHYLGCAFLLEWQMERAFQTALWLLQPEVVFILGDIFDEGKWSMPQAWADDVERFQKMFRHPSHVQLKVVAGNHDIGFHYRMTRYKVKRFERAFNCEMLFSWKGVNFVMVNSVALEGDGCTICSKAEEELMDISHKLNCSRQQGQGASHCAAGQPLPASAPILLQHYPLYRRSDANCSGDDAAPPEERDIPFKEKYDVLSQEASQKLLWWLRPRLVLSGHTHSACEVLHQGGVPEISVPSFNWRNRNNPSFIMGSITSSDYALSKCYLPYEDTVLSMYCGAAGLLVVLLLAHFELLAPRFLFGRHLIRMHTVR, translated from the exons ATGGGGACTTGGAAGACTGACTTTTCATCTCTTAAAGAGGAGAAGCTCATTGCTTTTGAAACTCACAGCCATTATCTTGGCTGTGCTTTTCTTTT GGAATGGCAAATGGAGAGAGCCTTCCAGACAGCTCTGTGGTTGCTGCAGCCGGAAGTGGTCTTCATTCTAGGGGACATCTTTGATgaagggaagtggagcatgcCCCAG GCCTGGGCGGATGATGTGGAGCGCTTTCAGAAAATGTTCCGACACCCAAGTCATGTGCAGCTGAAGGTAGTTGCTGGCAACCATGACATTGGCTTCCACTACAG GATGACCAGATACAAAGTAAAACGGTTTGAGAGAGCTTTCAACTGTGAAATGCTGTTTTCTTGGAAAGGAGTTAA TTTTGTGATGGTCAACAGTGTGGCGCTGGAAGGGGACGGCTGTACCATCTGCTCCAAAGCTGAAGAGGAGCTCATGGACATCTCTCACAAACTGAACTGCTCCCGACAG CAGGGACAAGGAGCCAGCCACTGTGCAGCAGGGCAGCCGCTCCCCGCGTCCGCCCCCATCCTCCTGCAG CATTATCCACTCTATCGGAGAAGCGATGCTAACTGTTCTGGGGATGACGCGGCCCCTCCAGAGGAAAGGGACATCCCGTTTAAGGAGAAGTACGACGTGCTTTCTCAGGAGGCTTCCCAAAAG CTGCTGTGGTGGCTCCGGCCACGCCTGGTCCTGAGCGGCCACACGCACAGCGCCTGCGAGGTGCTCCACCAGGGAGGCGTCCCGGAGATCAGCGTCCCGTCTTTCAACTGGAGGAACAGAAACAACCCCAGCTTCATCATG GGCAGCATAACATCCTCCGATTATGCCCTCTCCAAGTGCTACCTCCCGTATGAGGACACGGTTCTGTCCATGTACTGTGGAGCAGCTGGCCTCCTCGTGGTCCTCCTCCTAGCCCACTTTGAGCTTTTAGCCCCACGTTTTCTTTTTGGTCGCCACCTGATCAGAATGCACACGGTGAGGTGA
- the MPPE1 gene encoding metallophosphoesterase 1 isoform X2 codes for MAMIRWGLGRLTFHLLKRRSSLLLKLTAIILAVLFFCEFLVYYLVIFRCNWPEVKTRARDQARQTLDPVLRAMFLADTHLLGEVTGHWFDKLRREWQMERAFQTALWLLQPEVVFILGDIFDEGKWSMPQAWADDVERFQKMFRHPSHVQLKVVAGNHDIGFHYRMTRYKVKRFERAFNCEMLFSWKGVNFVMVNSVALEGDGCTICSKAEEELMDISHKLNCSRQGQGASHCAAGQPLPASAPILLQHYPLYRRSDANCSGDDAAPPEERDIPFKEKYDVLSQEASQKLLWWLRPRLVLSGHTHSACEVLHQGGVPEISVPSFNWRNRNNPSFIMGSITSSDYALSKCYLPYEDTVLSMYCGAAGLLVVLLLAHFELLAPRFLFGRHLIRMHTVR; via the exons ATGGCCATGATCAGATGGGGACTTGGAAGACTGACTTTTCATCTCTTAAAGAGGAGAAGCTCATTGCTTTTGAAACTCACAGCCATTATCTTGGCTGTGCTTTTCTTTTGTGAGTTTTTGGTCTATTACTTGGTGATCTTTCGGTGTAATTGGCCTGAGGTGAAAACTCGAGCCCGTGACCAGGCACGACAGACTCTTGATCCTGTGCTGAGGGCCATGTTTCTGGCCGACACTCACTTGCTTGGGGAGGTAACtggccactggtttgacaaaTTACGAAG GGAATGGCAAATGGAGAGAGCCTTCCAGACAGCTCTGTGGTTGCTGCAGCCGGAAGTGGTCTTCATTCTAGGGGACATCTTTGATgaagggaagtggagcatgcCCCAG GCCTGGGCGGATGATGTGGAGCGCTTTCAGAAAATGTTCCGACACCCAAGTCATGTGCAGCTGAAGGTAGTTGCTGGCAACCATGACATTGGCTTCCACTACAG GATGACCAGATACAAAGTAAAACGGTTTGAGAGAGCTTTCAACTGTGAAATGCTGTTTTCTTGGAAAGGAGTTAA TTTTGTGATGGTCAACAGTGTGGCGCTGGAAGGGGACGGCTGTACCATCTGCTCCAAAGCTGAAGAGGAGCTCATGGACATCTCTCACAAACTGAACTGCTCCCGACAG GGACAAGGAGCCAGCCACTGTGCAGCAGGGCAGCCGCTCCCCGCGTCCGCCCCCATCCTCCTGCAG CATTATCCACTCTATCGGAGAAGCGATGCTAACTGTTCTGGGGATGACGCGGCCCCTCCAGAGGAAAGGGACATCCCGTTTAAGGAGAAGTACGACGTGCTTTCTCAGGAGGCTTCCCAAAAG CTGCTGTGGTGGCTCCGGCCACGCCTGGTCCTGAGCGGCCACACGCACAGCGCCTGCGAGGTGCTCCACCAGGGAGGCGTCCCGGAGATCAGCGTCCCGTCTTTCAACTGGAGGAACAGAAACAACCCCAGCTTCATCATG GGCAGCATAACATCCTCCGATTATGCCCTCTCCAAGTGCTACCTCCCGTATGAGGACACGGTTCTGTCCATGTACTGTGGAGCAGCTGGCCTCCTCGTGGTCCTCCTCCTAGCCCACTTTGAGCTTTTAGCCCCACGTTTTCTTTTTGGTCGCCACCTGATCAGAATGCACACGGTGAGGTGA
- the MPPE1 gene encoding metallophosphoesterase 1 isoform X1: MAMIRWGLGRLTFHLLKRRSSLLLKLTAIILAVLFFCEFLVYYLVIFRCNWPEVKTRARDQARQTLDPVLRAMFLADTHLLGEVTGHWFDKLRREWQMERAFQTALWLLQPEVVFILGDIFDEGKWSMPQAWADDVERFQKMFRHPSHVQLKVVAGNHDIGFHYRMTRYKVKRFERAFNCEMLFSWKGVNFVMVNSVALEGDGCTICSKAEEELMDISHKLNCSRQQGQGASHCAAGQPLPASAPILLQHYPLYRRSDANCSGDDAAPPEERDIPFKEKYDVLSQEASQKLLWWLRPRLVLSGHTHSACEVLHQGGVPEISVPSFNWRNRNNPSFIMGSITSSDYALSKCYLPYEDTVLSMYCGAAGLLVVLLLAHFELLAPRFLFGRHLIRMHTVR; the protein is encoded by the exons ATGGCCATGATCAGATGGGGACTTGGAAGACTGACTTTTCATCTCTTAAAGAGGAGAAGCTCATTGCTTTTGAAACTCACAGCCATTATCTTGGCTGTGCTTTTCTTTTGTGAGTTTTTGGTCTATTACTTGGTGATCTTTCGGTGTAATTGGCCTGAGGTGAAAACTCGAGCCCGTGACCAGGCACGACAGACTCTTGATCCTGTGCTGAGGGCCATGTTTCTGGCCGACACTCACTTGCTTGGGGAGGTAACtggccactggtttgacaaaTTACGAAG GGAATGGCAAATGGAGAGAGCCTTCCAGACAGCTCTGTGGTTGCTGCAGCCGGAAGTGGTCTTCATTCTAGGGGACATCTTTGATgaagggaagtggagcatgcCCCAG GCCTGGGCGGATGATGTGGAGCGCTTTCAGAAAATGTTCCGACACCCAAGTCATGTGCAGCTGAAGGTAGTTGCTGGCAACCATGACATTGGCTTCCACTACAG GATGACCAGATACAAAGTAAAACGGTTTGAGAGAGCTTTCAACTGTGAAATGCTGTTTTCTTGGAAAGGAGTTAA TTTTGTGATGGTCAACAGTGTGGCGCTGGAAGGGGACGGCTGTACCATCTGCTCCAAAGCTGAAGAGGAGCTCATGGACATCTCTCACAAACTGAACTGCTCCCGACAG CAGGGACAAGGAGCCAGCCACTGTGCAGCAGGGCAGCCGCTCCCCGCGTCCGCCCCCATCCTCCTGCAG CATTATCCACTCTATCGGAGAAGCGATGCTAACTGTTCTGGGGATGACGCGGCCCCTCCAGAGGAAAGGGACATCCCGTTTAAGGAGAAGTACGACGTGCTTTCTCAGGAGGCTTCCCAAAAG CTGCTGTGGTGGCTCCGGCCACGCCTGGTCCTGAGCGGCCACACGCACAGCGCCTGCGAGGTGCTCCACCAGGGAGGCGTCCCGGAGATCAGCGTCCCGTCTTTCAACTGGAGGAACAGAAACAACCCCAGCTTCATCATG GGCAGCATAACATCCTCCGATTATGCCCTCTCCAAGTGCTACCTCCCGTATGAGGACACGGTTCTGTCCATGTACTGTGGAGCAGCTGGCCTCCTCGTGGTCCTCCTCCTAGCCCACTTTGAGCTTTTAGCCCCACGTTTTCTTTTTGGTCGCCACCTGATCAGAATGCACACGGTGAGGTGA